ATGGAGGACATTACAAAGCACATAGACGATCCAACCGAAATCGATGGAATCGTTAGCAAAAGTACTGGCATACGAAGCCAACCCACAGAagctgattttgataaaattcgcgATGGTTTTAATACTGAAGATGAGAACACCATTGACACACATGCAAATAATCTGGACAACAATGGAGAAATTCATTCCGACATTGAGGGCGCAATTGGCGGTGTGGTAACAGTGACCAAGACACCTGTTAAAAGAGTGCCAAAAGCTAAAGCTTCCACTGCACCGAGTACTAAATCCAAATCCACCATATCGAAGGCAGCAACGAAACGTAGAGTCTCGCAAACGCCGGCAACCGCAAAACGTAGACGTAACGATAACACACCGCCACATATCACCAATGATTACATAGAGGAGCATGCCTCTCCTAGACGTAGAATTATCACAGAAGCCTTGGCCCACATTGGTGGTCATGCGAGTCCGCCCCGTCGTAATAATAATTCAATAGCTTTGCTGGAACGTCCACATGTGAGGGTGCCAGAAACTCAGACAATCGATATGAGTACGCGTTCACAGACATTGGCCGAACGTGATATTGTACCTTCAGATTTGACATTTGGCTTCCTAGGTTTGGGCATTATGGGATCTACCATTGTTAAAGACTTGATATGTACTGGACACAAAGTTGTGGTGTGGAATCGTACAATGTCTAAATGCGAGCCATTTAGAGAGGCGGGGGCCGATGTCAAAGACACACCTGAAGATGTGGTCAATGCAGCGGATATTATCTTCTGTTGTGTCTCCGATCCAAAAGCTTCGAAAGATGTAAGTAGTCAAATGATAactatcaaaaaaaaagttgttgttgctaaattcttttttaaaattACTTTCTAGTTGGTGTTTGGCAACTGCGGTGTCTTACGTGCTGATTTATGCAATAAAGCCTATGTTGAGATGTCAACAATAGATCCGGAAACATCACAGGACATTGCCGAGGGTATTACGCAAAGCAATGGCCGCTATTTGGAGGTACAAATTCATGGCACCCGCGAAGAAGCAGAAAACGGCATGCTCATCATTTTGGCCGGTGGTGATCGAACAGTGTTCGATGAATGTCAGTCCTGCTTCAAAACAATTGCCAAAAATACATTCTTTTTGGGAGGTAAGTTTGTAAAGCTGAAATGTCGTTATACAGCACAAAAAATGAACAAAAGTTGGGGAGagagaaaaatattaaacacaGACCACCTATTCAAATGTTTAATGAAAAATACAACAATTTTAGAAGCTTTGAAGACTGTTTCGACTTGTTCGGACATTCTTGTCCCTCTCTCTCGAGCCTTTGTTGAATTATTTCATGTTGCCAACACAATATTTgtcacaaaataattttaacgtaattgtgttttttcttctttcttgttGCATTTTGTCTGCCTACCACCTACCAACTTTTCTGGTTCTTTGGCCGGCTTCGTTTCCGATATTAATGCACTTCTATCACTATGCTTTATGTTATGTTGTGTACTTGTGATTGTTGTTAATattatttattacaatttattgcttaacattttcctttttgcttaatttgcattttgttcttttctttttttttattttttacattccTTTCCTGCTTTTATTGTTTAATTGTTTCACTACCCGTATCAATACTTTAGCAGATGTTGGTAATGCGTGCAAAGTAAACTTGATACTGCAAACCATATTGGGCGTAAGTTTAGTTGGTTTATCAGAGGCCTTGGCATTGGGTAAGTTCCATGGTTCCTTTCGTTTGGTCAAAGAGTCtgattattaataaatttttgttatcaATTTATAGCTGATCGTTTCTCAATTTCACTAAAGGATATTTTGGATATTTTCCAATTGACGTCAATGAAATCAGATTTATTGTTAGCTAAAGGAAGAGGTAAGTGcgattacaaaacaaaaaacaccaaGTATTACCTCAGTGTTCGTGCTTAAAACGACAAAAAGACATTCGTGTATGGGATATACGGTACAATTGCCAAATTATTAGCTACCAAGGCACCTACCAAGAATTGCTGACGTCTGAATGGACTTCCAGCTTGATATTGCATAGCATAGCCAACGAATGCAGAATGGCGTACAATACActttacaacaacaacgtcaTCTAGTATATGCAACTGCTTAACGGTGGACTTAAACAGCATTTATATGCAGATACGGTATCAAAAGCATTAAATAGCTACAAAGTGCATGACTTGTGACTCCCATAGCATAGATTGATGACGAGTATCATTTGGATCCAAATCAAAATAGTAATCAAAATAGTATGTAACAAATTATAGATAGAAGTTAAATAGTGCCGGAGATTCAATACCCTTTGAAGTGCTGGTACTTATTATCACTATACACAAGCAATATGTAATTCAACGTTTCAGTCTTGGGGGTAGAGGCGCCTTGGCCTTCGATATGTCAAGTGTCACAAGAAGCTTGACCTGATTGAGATCTTGGCTAATTTGTGTCGTCATGCCTCATGCAGATAGGGAATCGGAAATTTTCCAGACTTATCCGATGAAAGTAGCGTTTCAAAAACTACATGCCATtttcctttatttgaatccctaTTTGGCTTCTTAAAAGAAttcactttttccatttttttaaattagttgAGGGAAAAAAGAAAccgaagaaaacaaaaagatcCAAAATCCTCACAAGACAAAATATGAAGAGATTGACCTCCCCCAGGAAACCACAACAGTTTCGGTTCAATTGCGTCTCGTcaaatgcagccgcctcaactcccactgagctaggattgatgccaacgtacGAAATATGTGTCCCGATTGTGGCCTATGACCACACAACACCTGTTTAATTACCCAGCTAATCCTACTCGTCTCATACCCTGATCCCTTTAGTCGCCGAGTCTGGATCTAGATATTAGCAGAACTAAGCAGATAACAGATataatacaacacactgctataggttacgttaggtaagagtggcagtcctttacagacacacatagacaattttaaatccattgtgataacacagtaGCTACAGATTAAGGCgtttggcgggaatcgaacccacgctaccaactcggctaccggggcaaCCCAACATACCGCGGGCAGGCGGACATGcatatttcattaaggaacaggggcaaacttctcacatatcaatgagcgctatCCGATTCATTTTTAAGACCAATggtggggcctcctttttatagcctagtccgaacggcgtcctacgcccatttggggagaagtctttatatggcaaagtacctcacaaatgccgccagcatttgGAGCTGATAAGCACtgaatatttttctgattttctcgctaggatttgaactcagacgttcagcgtcataggcagatatgctaacctctgcgctacggttacCTGAGAGAAATTTTCATATGTGAGAACTTTATCCAGGCAGCCATTGTGTTCATCCCTAGAAGAGAGGGAAAGAAGTGTTAACACATAATCCCATCCCTTCCCTGCCAACGAAAACCCAGTAGAAGTTCGCCTCCCTCCGTGTCGAACGCGACGTAAAAGATTAGCAATTCGAGATCGTGAGTCCTCAGTCCCTGGATAAGTGACGTCCCGTTCCGTGAAACACTTGGTCACTAGACTTTAGCCAACCTGCAAACCTCGTCGCCAGAAAGGTTCCAACTAACAAAGAGCTCACACAGGGTGGGTTCACTGATTCAGTAACATGAGCTCGGGGCCCAGCAAAGCCTGACAGATTTCCCATCATTTGAATACTTCTGCATCTCCTTAGCAGTCTCAATATCACATGGCCTGAAGACAGAATCTTCAGCACCTGACTGTTCGTGCATACCGTAATAGTCTTGCTTCTATATCGTCTTTAGTGGTTTCCCTTATTTCAAGCTCAATGTAGACTCCTCCCACGGTAACCTCATCCAATTAAACCCGTCCGTGTATACAAAAGATCCTGGGAATGACGAGGTATTCCCTTTCAGGGAAAACTATGTTCAGCCCTTAAGCAAGGAAGGATTCAAGTGGAACATAATCCATATGGCCTGCCACCATGCCATacccaacaaaacaaaagaatgtCCATAGTTTGAGGAACTTCAGTATCCTGACTCTCTAAGACTGAGAGCGACCTTCATTGACGCACACCCCATAAAGTTTTAATGGCAAACAATCGTACATGGCATTTAGAGCCACTCTAGAAGTACTTCTCTTTGCTCCTGAACTGAGCACTGCAGAAAACCACAATCCAAAAAAATGCAGTATACTGTCCCCGGACTAAGTCCAAATCCCTTTCCTTTGTGTATTtgtcgtagccacatttttaagtggaggtggcgattctccTTAAGctactgtaggtgagcaagttcgttccggtccaaaggagcaatcgccgcgggaacagggaggtcattgcttatttaaaggcgccaataacccgccttgtcatatcgaccataataggcactcagtatttgtgccagAGCCAATGCTGCCCGGACTCTCACtgcgactctccgctcgataccgcgaCTGCCGttccagctactccgtatgaagcactccactatccgcaacctgtggacgcgtccggtagctcgcagctaagcagctcgtgacagtaatgaacaccacacaaatcggatctCAATGTTCCAGTGTGTGTTGTGCTCACTGATATCCCGTGTCAGGCTTTTCCTTTGTGTACAGGAGTAGAGCGCATTCAGTCTTATTTGATCCCTTTCCTCAACGTTTCTTCTAGCAAGGAAACCAGACTATTATAAAACAATAATACATACCGGGAAAATCTTAAAAGTATGATTAATTTGCCACCTGATAAAATAGACGACTCAAAGCTGATTACACAGAAAActaaaaagattacatgcttccacctactcagtaattagtgagctgtgcaatggtagaagcatgccttCTTGAGACGAACATTGGTTCGTATCAGGGTTCCTTTTTACGAAAGAAAAGTAAAACCCAATTGGTTTCAGCTGCACAAAGACATTCAGTGATAAATgaaacaaccaaaataaaagTAGCGCAAAAAcgtaagaaaaacaagtaaaaaggcgttaagttgggacgggccgaactttggatacccaccacctcgggtatatatgtaaaccacctttcatcaaaattcggtgaaaatttcataccttatgtcccatatcagttatatcaaaatatgctccgatttggaccaaatactaataagtacagtagctatatctaaaaataaaccgatctgaactatataccacacggatgtcgaaaagcctaacataagtcactgtgtcaaatttcagtgaaatcggattataaatgcgccttttatgggtccaagactttaaatcgagatatcggtctacatggcagctatatccaagtctggaccaatttgggccaagttgcataaaaatgtcgaagagcctcacacaaagcattgtcccaaatgtcggcgaaatcggacaataaatgcctcttttatggccccaaaacctaaaaccgagatatcggtctatatggcagctatatccaaatctggaccgatctgtgcgatattgcagaagtatgtcaaagggcttaacttaactcactatcccaaatttcggcgacatcggacaataaatgagcattttatgggcccaaaaccataaatcaagaactcggtctatatgagagctatatcaaaatctgaaccgatctggaccaaattgaagaaagatgtcgaagggcctaacacaactcactgtcccaaatttcagcaaaatctgacaataaatgtggcaccataaatcggaggatcggtctatatggcagctatatccaaatctggaccgatctgagccaaattaacgaaggatgtcgatgggccttacacaattcactgtcccaaatttcatcacaatcggatcataaatgtggcttttgtgggcctaagaccctaaaccggaggatcggtctatatggcagctatatccaaatctgaaccgatctgggccaaatttacgaaggaagtcgaagggcctaacacaactcactgccccaaatttcagcaaaatcggataatacatgtggcttttatgggcctaagaccctaaatcggcggatcggtctatatggggactatatcaagatatagtctgatctagcccatcttcgaatttaacctgcttatgaacaaaaaaaagaacttgtgcaaaatttcagctcaatatctctatttttacaaactgtatcgtgatttcaacagacagacggagggacatgtctagatcgtctaagatttttacgctgatcaagaatatatatactttatagggtcggaaatggatatttcgatgtgttgcaaacggagtgacaaaatgaatatacccccatccttcggtggtgggtacaataaTTCAGTTAGATGTTTGGTTTAGATTGTTATATTCTAGTGGTGATAAGGACGAATAAACaatgcagatcggttcagattcatcAGCAGAGCTAAATACGAAAATGTCACTGGACACGACATCAATCAGTAAACAACCAAAATGTACATGGTCGGCCCCATGCCGTGAGCTTGGAGCTTttagctccgatctgtgtggttttCATCATTATTATGAGAAAGCTAAAGGTTACGGggggcgtccacaggttgcgcatAGAGAAATTCTCCATGTCgtgtagctgcaattgcagtcgcgcacaatcagcggtattgagtggAGAATCTTAGTGTGCGTCTGGGTGGCTATGATGcacaatatgacaaggcgagttgttgACGCCTTCATGTTCCGTCCGCGATCGGTCATACGGACCAGACCGAGCTTGCTCACTTAAAGAAGCTTGACGAAGATcactacctccacatgcaaatatgtggctacaacaaaaacaacaccgttggccctataaagtacaaatatttttcactttttcatcaaaaCCAAGTACAAATTTTGTTAGGTTCTCCCGGCTTAAATATGTCAcgtacccaccacagaaggttTGCATAAGTTTTTCAGATTTATTGACAATAAAAGACGAGAATTCTAGAATTGGTATATGAATATACATAGGtatgttgtagcagtttgttgtgttctgtctttcgtctgcttgattctgttgagtgtcaagtgtgttgtacactgaggcggcagcccttgccgatgaagaacttcatcgggtcaatccggaacGTAGAGGCCTCTTAAAacgcaatgtttcaaatttcattcaaatcgtatgaaaaatgctaattttgtgtgctcaatactctatgtcgagagatccgtctatatatggcagctatatccaaatatgatccaatctgGGCGATGTTCGGCTCAAAGATGTAGAGGTCAATCAAAACGCACTatttcgaatttcattaaaatcgtatgaaaaatgctcatgttatgggctcaatactctatatcgagagatcggtctatatggcaaatatatccaaatatagtccgatctggacgatgttcGGCACAAAGGtatagaggtctatcaaaacgcactgtttcgaatttcattaaaataggatgaaaaatgctcctttaataggctcaatactctatatcggaagatcggtctataaggcagctatatccaaatatggtccgatcgggACGATGTTTGGCACAAAGGTGTAGAGATCTATCAAAAcgcagtttaaaatttcatcaaaatcggatgagaaatgcttcatttataggctcaatactcggaagatcggtctttatgggagctatatccaaatccgggtatttacccaattcacCGGGTAAACACCTTTtgagtatttacccatcgcccatctccaAGAAAAGGGAAAGAAGAAAAGGGAGTAGTGAAAAAACTCtcagggaattgttattcagaatcttatatataaaaatcaatttgtgtttgtttgattgtaggtttgtttgtttgtttgtgtgttccttatagactcagaaacggctgaaccgattttcttgaaattttcacagatggtgcacaatgaccccgtggtgaaaatagggtactacattttttgacccttctccttaccctaattttcagaaacgccagatctcggagatgggtggtgcgatttaatttgtatactcttacgtagtaccctaaaaatcaATATTTGGTACCTAAATTTCGGATTGGGTACCTagagggggctgccccaccctaaaacctgtcaaacatatatttagacaatcacgacaatatgggaatgaatggtatttaggataagaaaacgtatctgatatccaattgtcggaccaagtgctagggggaccaccccaagccccaaaacacccctaaatcggacatatttaccgaccatggtaaaggtatttgcgagtagaatacgaatctgaatcaactcactgagtggccgcccatcccccaaaacactccccaagccggtgatatttgccgactatggaaatatggggctcaaattaaaggtatgtgggagtagaccacgtatctgatagcaacattaggggccaactgtctagcggacgtcccaccaccataacaacc
The Stomoxys calcitrans chromosome 3, idStoCalc2.1, whole genome shotgun sequence genome window above contains:
- the LOC106084722 gene encoding cytokine-like nuclear factor N-PAC isoform X3; its protein translation is MSKTKKQSLPGGGGSVGGAEPMEILCYKPKDLVWAKMKGFAPWPAMIVEPPIELLSNAHKSNSKCVFFFGSRNFAWIESANLKPFEGPWKDQLSKLNKPASFRQAMEDITKHIDDPTEIDGIVSKSTGIRSQPTEADFDKIRDGFNTEDENTIDTHANNLDNNGEIHSDIEGAIGGVVTVTKTPVKRVPKAKASTAPSTKSKSTISKAATKRRVSQTPATAKRRRNDNTPPHITNDYIEEHASPRRRIITEALAHIGGHASPPRRNNNSIALLERPHVRVPETQTIDMSTRSQTLAERDIVPSDLTFGFLGLGIMGSTIVKDLICTGHKVVVWNRTMSKCEPFREAGADVKDTPEDVVNAADIIFCCVSDPKASKDLVFGNCGVLRADLCNKAYVEMSTIDPETSQDIAEGITQSNGRYLEVQIHGTREEAENGMLIILAGGDRTVFDECQSCFKTIAKNTFFLGADVGNACKVNLILQTILGVSLVGLSEALALADRFSISLKDILDIFQLTSMKSDLLLAKGREMAKGDFNPQQPLSHMQKDLRLVLSMAENLDQSMPVTSITNEVFKHTKRLGYSEHDSSAVFVRSRF
- the LOC106084722 gene encoding cytokine-like nuclear factor N-PAC isoform X4 is translated as MSKTKKQSLPGGGGSVGGAEPMEILCYKPKDLVWAKMKGFAPWPAMIVEPPIELLSNAHKSNSKCVFFFGSRNFAWIESANLKPFEGPWKDQLSKLNKPASFRQAMEDITKHIDDPTEIDGIVSKSTGIRSQPTEADFDKIRDGFNTEDENTIDTHANNLDNNGEIHSDIEGAIGGVVTVTKTPVKRVPKAKASTAPSTKSKSTISKAATKRRVSQTPATAKRRRNDNTPPHITNDYIEEHASPRRRIITEALAHIGGHASPPRRNNNSIALLERPHVRVPETQTIDMSTRSQTLAERDIVPSDLTFGFLGLGIMGSTIVKDLICTGHKVVVWNRTMSKCEPFREAGADVKDTPEDVVNAADIIFCCVSDPKASKDLVFGNCGVLRADLCNKAYVEMSTIDPETSQDIAEGITQSNGRYLEVQIHGTREEAENGMLIILAGGDRTVFDECQSCFKTIAKNTFFLGDVGNACKVNLILQTILGVSLVGLSEALALADRFSISLKDILDIFQLTSMKSDLLLAKGREMAKGDFNPQQPLSHMQKDLRLVLSMAENLDQSMPVTSITNEVFKHTKRLGYSEHDSSAVFVRSRF
- the LOC106084722 gene encoding cytokine-like nuclear factor N-PAC isoform X1, encoding MSKTKKQSLPGGGGSVGGAEPMEILCYKPKDLVWAKMKGFAPWPAMIVEPPIELLSNAHKSNSKCVFFFGSRNFAWIESANLKPFEGPWKDQLSKLNKPASFRQAMEDITKHIDDPTEIDGIVSKSTGIRSQPTEADFDKIRDGFNTEDENTIDTHANNLDNNGEIHSDIEGAIGGVVTVTKTPVKRVPKAKASTAPSTKSKSTISKAATKRRVSQTPATAKRRRNDNTPPHITNDYIEEHASPRRRIITEALAHIGGHASPPRRNNNSIALLERPHVRVPETQTIDMSTRSQTLAERDIVPSDLTFGFLGLGIMGSTIVKDLICTGHKVVVWNRTMSKCEPFREAGADVKDTPEDVVNAADIIFCCVSDPKASKDLVFGNCGVLRADLCNKAYVEMSTIDPETSQDIAEGITQSNGRYLEVQIHGTREEAENGMLIILAGGDRTVFDECQSCFKTIAKNTFFLGADVGNACKVNLILQTILGVSLVGLSEALALADRFSISLKDILDIFQLTSMKSDLLLAKGREMAKGDFNPQQPLSHMQKDLRLVLSMAENLDQSMPVTSITNEVFKHTKRLGYSEHDSSAVFGSYRLVFPSEV
- the LOC106084722 gene encoding cytokine-like nuclear factor N-PAC isoform X2 — protein: MSKTKKQSLPGGGGSVGGAEPMEILCYKPKDLVWAKMKGFAPWPAMIVEPPIELLSNAHKSNSKCVFFFGSRNFAWIESANLKPFEGPWKDQLSKLNKPASFRQAMEDITKHIDDPTEIDGIVSKSTGIRSQPTEADFDKIRDGFNTEDENTIDTHANNLDNNGEIHSDIEGAIGGVVTVTKTPVKRVPKAKASTAPSTKSKSTISKAATKRRVSQTPATAKRRRNDNTPPHITNDYIEEHASPRRRIITEALAHIGGHASPPRRNNNSIALLERPHVRVPETQTIDMSTRSQTLAERDIVPSDLTFGFLGLGIMGSTIVKDLICTGHKVVVWNRTMSKCEPFREAGADVKDTPEDVVNAADIIFCCVSDPKASKDLVFGNCGVLRADLCNKAYVEMSTIDPETSQDIAEGITQSNGRYLEVQIHGTREEAENGMLIILAGGDRTVFDECQSCFKTIAKNTFFLGDVGNACKVNLILQTILGVSLVGLSEALALADRFSISLKDILDIFQLTSMKSDLLLAKGREMAKGDFNPQQPLSHMQKDLRLVLSMAENLDQSMPVTSITNEVFKHTKRLGYSEHDSSAVFGSYRLVFPSEV